In the Pirellulales bacterium genome, one interval contains:
- a CDS encoding biopolymer transporter Tol gives MNGGGARCRQFAAAVLLACAASGRVAADEPANESALEAQFLKNVRQVTHGFVKAGEGYFSPDGTQIIYQAVQGDYPFYQIFTQPLAAEHPRPTMLSTGRGRTTCSYFSPDGRRVLFASSHLDPQLDATEDAERKQLAEDARTGKRRRYQWDFDPYMDLFELDLERPGQLKQLTNTAGYDAEGAYSRDGQKIAFCSDRDGDPDIYIMNADGTGLKQLTNAPRYDGGPFISPDGRWVIFRSDRKQEGFLQIYAIGVDGQHEVALTDNVGVNWAPYWHPSKPYIIWTGADHSDPQARPNYDLWLMRYAERDGQLDPGPITRVTDNPAADVLPVFSPDGAKLMWTSSRTDDHSSQLFIGDFTLPE, from the coding sequence CTGAATGGGGGCGGCGCACGGTGCAGACAATTTGCGGCGGCGGTCTTGCTGGCCTGTGCGGCGTCTGGTCGCGTGGCAGCCGACGAGCCGGCAAACGAGTCGGCACTCGAGGCGCAGTTCTTGAAGAACGTGCGGCAGGTAACCCACGGCTTCGTCAAAGCAGGCGAAGGTTATTTTTCGCCTGACGGCACGCAGATCATCTACCAGGCCGTGCAGGGAGATTATCCCTTCTACCAGATTTTCACGCAGCCGCTGGCCGCCGAGCACCCGCGACCGACGATGTTGAGCACCGGCCGTGGGCGGACGACGTGCAGCTACTTTTCACCCGATGGCCGGCGCGTGTTGTTTGCTTCGAGCCATTTGGATCCGCAGCTTGACGCCACCGAGGACGCCGAGCGCAAGCAATTGGCCGAAGACGCCCGGACCGGCAAACGCCGCCGCTACCAGTGGGATTTCGACCCCTACATGGACCTGTTCGAGCTCGATCTCGAACGTCCGGGCCAGCTCAAGCAGTTGACGAACACGGCCGGCTACGACGCCGAGGGGGCCTATTCGCGCGACGGGCAGAAAATCGCGTTTTGCAGCGATCGCGACGGCGACCCCGACATCTACATCATGAATGCCGACGGCACGGGCCTGAAGCAATTGACCAACGCGCCGCGCTACGACGGCGGTCCGTTTATCTCGCCCGACGGCCGCTGGGTCATCTTCCGTAGCGATCGCAAGCAGGAAGGCTTCTTGCAGATCTACGCGATCGGCGTCGACGGCCAGCACGAGGTGGCCCTGACCGACAATGTGGGCGTCAATTGGGCCCCGTACTGGCACCCGAGCAAGCCGTATATCATCTGGACGGGGGCCGACCACAGCGATCCGCAGGCCCGGCCGAACTACGACCTGTGGTTGATGCGCTACGCCGAGCGCGACGGTCAACTGGACCCCGGCCCCATCACCCGGGTCACGGACAATCCGGCGGCCGACGTGCTGCCGGTCTTTTCGCCCGACGGCGCGAAGCTGATGTGGACCAGCAGCCGGACGGACGACCATTCGAGCCAATTGTTCATCGGCGACTTCACGCTGCCCGAATGA
- a CDS encoding DUF420 domain-containing protein, which produces MAVGTEGAVAAPPAKFSGIDGFLGTRGSLMLDLVVIAMLLVLPVMLISIALVKYRRQYAIHKVLQLTLAVALLAAVAMFEVDIRVHGWRDRAEASPYSSASGTSPLDLALWVHLCFAVSAAVLWVAVTVRALRQFPSPIAPSAHSASHMFWARLAAFAMFMTAVTGWVFYWMAFVATR; this is translated from the coding sequence ATGGCGGTCGGCACCGAGGGCGCAGTTGCTGCACCCCCCGCCAAGTTTTCGGGAATCGACGGTTTCCTGGGAACGCGCGGCTCCTTGATGTTGGATCTGGTGGTGATCGCGATGCTGCTCGTGCTGCCGGTCATGCTGATCAGCATTGCGCTGGTCAAATATCGCCGACAGTACGCGATCCACAAGGTGTTGCAGTTGACCTTGGCCGTCGCGCTGCTGGCGGCGGTCGCGATGTTCGAGGTCGACATCCGCGTGCATGGCTGGCGAGACCGGGCCGAGGCGTCGCCGTATTCCAGCGCCAGCGGCACGTCTCCACTGGACCTGGCGCTGTGGGTGCATCTTTGCTTCGCTGTGAGTGCGGCCGTGCTCTGGGTTGCCGTGACGGTCCGGGCATTGCGACAATTCCCCAGTCCCATCGCACCGTCGGCGCATAGTGCGAGTCACATGTTCTGGGCGCGGCTGGCCGCGTTTGCCATGTTCATGACGGCCGTCACCGGCTGGGTGTTCTACTGGATGGCCTTCGTGGCGACGCGCTAA
- a CDS encoding phage holin family protein: MSPGNDRSDPPLGSGLAAAGEGLRADLLALLTARGKLLRLELQAAAAVLRRAAVASTVGGVLAIVGLAGALVAAAPWLEQQLALPAGSVLPILSIVLLAAGLTILTQASRRFRRDFAGLRDTLAETQEDVLWLREILHRGPRGADDGMQAQGDYPPA; this comes from the coding sequence ATGTCGCCCGGCAACGATCGCTCTGACCCGCCGCTTGGGAGCGGCCTCGCCGCCGCGGGCGAGGGTCTGCGCGCCGATCTGCTGGCCTTGCTCACGGCCCGTGGCAAGCTGTTGCGCCTGGAACTGCAGGCGGCAGCGGCCGTGCTTCGCCGCGCGGCAGTCGCATCGACCGTCGGCGGCGTGTTGGCCATCGTTGGTCTGGCCGGGGCTCTCGTCGCCGCGGCGCCCTGGCTCGAACAACAGCTGGCGCTCCCCGCTGGCTCGGTCTTGCCGATCTTGTCGATCGTGCTGCTGGCCGCCGGGCTGACGATTCTCACCCAGGCATCGCGGCGATTCCGCCGCGACTTTGCCGGGCTGCGCGACACACTGGCCGAGACCCAAGAGGATGTGTTGTGGCTGCGGGAAATCCTTCACCGCGGCCCCCGCGGGGCCGATGATGGCATGCAGGCGCAGGGCGACTATCCGCCCGCGTAA
- a CDS encoding lasso peptide biosynthesis protein, with protein sequence MRTVVLIVLAVMPVLQVQAIARAQEPPASSPAQTTSTLNEEYWEAIYLKGAKVGYSHTVVRPVEEEGRLLSRIEHTDLLSLSRFGQTHESRILLVSFETTLGELVRFECRAELGSTPLESRGRVAGSELIVETTTAGKQTAARQPWPAGGGGFRAVARSLADQPLEVGDSRQVQEMMPLVNRLVPVHLAAVRYEPTRLPGGEYRLLRVEARAQLDPQQSIETILWADHRGRIIKSRLDSLDQESVRTTSDIALAPSTAADFDLGLDTTIKLSSALPGGHSSSQARYRIQLRDGDPTKVFLVTDAQQVRSLGDHAAEVIVTARHPARPQSQGPPALAPGEDACAAPSVDDRRANHFIQCDDPRIVAMAKEAAGERTDAWEVAVACEQYVHRAITRQNYSQAFATAAEVAETRQGDCTEHAVLLAALARACGLPARVAIGLVYIESEQGFGYHMWDEVWIDDHWYALDATLARAGIGAGHLQLGYSSLAGDSAFLSVLPVAQVLGRLSIEVVEAH encoded by the coding sequence ATGCGGACTGTTGTTCTAATCGTGCTGGCCGTGATGCCAGTGCTGCAAGTGCAGGCGATCGCGCGGGCCCAAGAGCCCCCGGCATCTTCGCCGGCGCAAACCACCTCGACGCTCAACGAGGAATACTGGGAGGCGATCTACCTCAAAGGCGCCAAGGTCGGCTATTCGCACACCGTGGTGCGCCCGGTCGAAGAAGAAGGTCGGCTGCTGTCGCGCATCGAGCACACCGATTTGCTCTCGCTCAGCCGGTTCGGTCAGACCCACGAAAGCCGGATCCTGCTAGTCAGCTTCGAAACCACGCTCGGCGAACTCGTACGGTTCGAGTGCCGCGCTGAATTGGGTTCGACTCCACTGGAATCGCGCGGCCGCGTGGCGGGAAGCGAATTGATCGTCGAGACCACCACGGCCGGCAAGCAGACCGCGGCGCGGCAACCTTGGCCCGCCGGCGGCGGCGGATTTCGGGCCGTGGCCCGCAGCCTGGCCGATCAACCGCTCGAAGTCGGCGACTCGCGCCAGGTCCAGGAGATGATGCCGCTGGTGAATCGACTCGTGCCGGTGCACCTGGCGGCCGTGCGTTACGAACCGACGCGTCTGCCCGGAGGCGAATACCGTCTGCTCCGCGTCGAGGCGCGCGCGCAGCTCGACCCACAACAGTCGATCGAAACGATCCTCTGGGCCGACCATCGGGGCCGAATCATCAAGAGCCGGCTCGACTCGCTCGACCAGGAATCGGTACGCACCACGTCGGACATTGCGCTGGCCCCCTCGACGGCCGCCGACTTCGACCTGGGACTCGATACGACGATCAAGCTCAGCTCGGCGCTGCCCGGCGGACACTCGAGCAGCCAGGCCCGGTACCGCATCCAGTTGCGCGACGGCGATCCGACCAAGGTCTTTCTCGTCACCGACGCGCAACAGGTCCGTTCGCTTGGCGATCATGCGGCCGAGGTGATCGTTACCGCCCGGCACCCCGCGCGCCCCCAATCCCAGGGCCCGCCCGCCTTGGCTCCGGGCGAAGACGCTTGCGCGGCGCCGTCCGTCGATGATCGCCGCGCCAACCACTTCATCCAATGCGACGATCCACGCATCGTCGCCATGGCCAAGGAAGCCGCCGGCGAACGGACCGATGCGTGGGAAGTCGCCGTGGCCTGCGAACAATACGTCCATCGCGCCATCACGCGCCAGAACTACTCGCAGGCCTTTGCCACGGCCGCCGAGGTCGCAGAAACCCGGCAAGGCGATTGCACCGAACACGCCGTGCTGCTGGCGGCCTTGGCCCGCGCCTGCGGATTACCGGCACGCGTGGCGATCGGCCTGGTCTACATCGAATCCGAGCAAGGCTTTGGCTACCACATGTGGGACGAAGTGTGGATCGACGATCACTGGTATGCGCTTGACGCAACGCTGGCCCGCGCCGGCATCGGTGCCGGCCATCTGCAGCTCGGCTATTCGAGCTTGGCGGGCGATTCGGCCTTCTTGAGCGTGTTGCCGGTAGCGCAGGTGCTGGGCCGGCTATCGATCGAAGTCGTCGAGGCCCATTGA
- the rfbD gene encoding dTDP-4-dehydrorhamnose reductase, with product MTAPYLITGAGGQLGSELCRQLGTAAIGLPREELDLADHAAVLARIDELRPRVVINTAAYTLVDKAEQELGPCWTINAAAVGHLAEACRRIDATLVQISTDYVFAGYTSHGKPWRETDPPRPVGQYASSKLAGEALAATCPRHFVVRTCGLYGQLRPGAKTGNFVNTMLRLGRERDRLRIVADQQCTPSYVPHVARAIEFLAATEAYGLYHVTNAGAVRWYDFAAEIFRQAGISIELEAITTAEYGAPAPRPAYSVLDTSKYSALGGPELPDWRAGLAEYLALRTA from the coding sequence GTGACAGCCCCTTATCTGATTACCGGCGCGGGCGGACAACTCGGCAGCGAACTTTGTCGCCAATTGGGCACAGCCGCGATCGGCTTGCCGCGCGAAGAGCTGGACCTGGCGGATCACGCCGCAGTCCTGGCGAGGATCGACGAGCTGCGTCCCCGGGTCGTGATCAATACGGCCGCATACACGCTCGTCGACAAGGCGGAGCAGGAGCTGGGACCTTGCTGGACGATCAACGCGGCGGCCGTGGGTCATCTGGCCGAAGCCTGCCGCAGAATCGACGCCACGCTCGTCCAGATCAGCACCGATTACGTGTTCGCCGGCTATACAAGCCACGGCAAGCCCTGGCGCGAGACCGATCCGCCGCGGCCGGTCGGGCAATACGCCTCGAGCAAGCTGGCCGGCGAAGCGTTGGCGGCGACCTGCCCGCGCCATTTCGTCGTCCGGACCTGCGGTCTGTACGGTCAATTGCGCCCGGGCGCCAAGACCGGTAATTTCGTCAACACGATGCTCCGCCTGGGACGCGAACGGGACCGCTTGCGGATCGTGGCCGATCAACAATGCACGCCGAGCTATGTGCCGCACGTGGCACGGGCCATCGAATTTCTCGCCGCGACCGAGGCCTACGGCCTGTATCACGTGACGAACGCCGGCGCGGTCCGCTGGTATGATTTTGCCGCCGAGATCTTCCGGCAGGCGGGTATCTCGATCGAGCTCGAGGCCATCACGACGGCCGAATACGGCGCGCCTGCGCCACGGCCGGCCTATAGCGTGCTCGACACCTCGAAATACTCCGCGTTGGGCGGGCCCGAATTGCCCGATTGGCGTGCAGGCCTGGCCGAGTACCTGGCCCTGCGAACGGCGTAA
- a CDS encoding cob(I)yrinic acid a,c-diamide adenosyltransferase — translation MKIYTRTGDQGETGLFGGPRVSKDAPRIEAYGTVDELNAVLGLVLTAPLPPAIGEILRRVQHELFELGAQLATPDPAKHNLSLIGPDKVAAIEAEIDRYEATLPPLKNFILPGGSPAAAWLHLARTVSRRAERRVVTLARSPGEHVSIDAGIYLNRLSDLLFVLARAVNAQAGVADVPWHRPAAP, via the coding sequence ATGAAAATCTATACCCGCACCGGTGACCAGGGCGAAACGGGCTTGTTCGGCGGTCCCCGCGTCAGCAAAGACGCGCCGCGCATCGAGGCCTATGGCACCGTCGACGAGTTGAACGCGGTGCTGGGCCTGGTGTTGACGGCCCCGTTGCCACCGGCGATCGGCGAGATTCTCCGGCGCGTGCAGCACGAGCTTTTCGAGCTTGGCGCGCAACTGGCCACGCCCGACCCGGCCAAGCACAACCTGTCGCTCATCGGTCCGGACAAAGTGGCGGCGATCGAGGCGGAGATCGACCGTTACGAGGCAACTTTGCCACCCCTCAAGAATTTCATTCTGCCGGGCGGCAGTCCGGCCGCGGCCTGGCTGCATCTGGCGCGGACGGTGAGCCGTCGCGCCGAGCGGCGCGTGGTCACTCTGGCCCGGTCGCCCGGAGAGCACGTCTCGATCGATGCCGGTATCTACCTCAACCGGCTGAGCGACTTGCTGTTCGTCCTGGCCCGGGCCGTGAACGCCCAGGCCGGCGTCGCCGATGTACCCTGGCATCGACCAGCGGCACCATGA